CGTCCTGCGCCGAAAAGACCTTCCAGCCCTCGCCTTCGAGCACCCGCACCATCTGCACCCGAGCATCGTCATCGTCTTCCGCCAACAGTACTGCGGGATAAAAGACAGCCGATTGGCCTTCCTCAAGCTTCTCCCGGGCTCTTCCCAAGGCCACAAAGAGTTGTTCCAGATCAATCGGTTTTCTAATGTAATCCAGCACACCGGCGTGGATGGCACGAATGGCCGTCTTCACCTCCCCAAAGGCCGTCATGAGAATGCACTGGGTGCTGGGAACCAGCTGCTTGGCCCGGGTGATCAACTCCAGACCGTCGTAGCCCGGCATTTGAAAATCGGTCACGATCACCTCGGGCCGCTCTTTTTCAAACAATTCAAACGCCAACTTGCCATTTTCAGCCGCTTTCACCTCAAAGCCTTCCCTTCGGATTACTTTGGCCAATTGCTCTCTGGCCACTGGATCGTCTTCGGCAATCAAAACATTGTAAGTTTTTTCCATGGTGCTGTTTTCCTTTCTCCTTAAATTCATCCGTAGACTGTCGTTATTAGGTTCTGGGTTCTAGTGAGTGGAAGTTTCCGGGGGGGGGGGGGGCGGGGCGCGTGGGGGGGTGGGGTGGGGGGGGGTGTGGGGGGGGGGGGTGGGGGGGGGGGG
The DNA window shown above is from Deltaproteobacteria bacterium and carries:
- a CDS encoding response regulator, with amino-acid sequence MEKTYNVLIAEDDPVAREQLAKVIRREGFEVKAAENGKLAFELFEKERPEVIVTDFQMPGYDGLELITRAKQLVPSTQCILMTAFGEVKTAIRAIHAGVLDYIRKPIDLEQLFVALGRAREKLEEGQSAVFYPAVLLAEDDDDARVQMVRVLEGEGWKVFSAQDGEEAVKIFKEQKIDIVLTDLNMPKKRGIEALSEMRKMTEDFESLILTGFGDEANAILALRNGAMGFLKKPIDVEYLLILMNQAVEKLTIRRALKYRTREAELNREVIKSLQEGEGI